In Euphorbia lathyris chromosome 2, ddEupLath1.1, whole genome shotgun sequence, the sequence TTCTTCACCATTTTTTCATTGTTTTTGTCTGCTCtctctgcaattactttatttTAGGCGATTTCCTTGCCGTCATCCGATCATCTGAAAGTTTTCCTTTCGGCTTGAGCAGAAGCAAATCAACACTCTGTCTCTCATTCTACATCATCCGATCGATGGGTCATTGCTGCAGTAAACCCGTCCAAAATGATCGAATCACAGATGCTAACTCAACCACTGGAAAACACTACAAGCCAACTGTACCTTCAGATGAAACGCCTTCTTCTACTGACTTTAACTCCTTCGCAGCCAGCCCATTCCAGAGTCCATTGCCGGCTGGAATTGCGCCGTCTCCTTCTCCGGGAGGTACTCCGCTGAGAAAGTTCAGGTGGCCTtttcctcctccatctcctgccaAGCCGATCATGGCGATTATGAGACGACGAGGACATACTAAGCCGCCTAAAGAGGTGCCGATTCCGGAGGATGGAGAGGGAGCGGCGGCCGAGAGACATCTAGATAAGAGCTTCGGCTTTTCCAAGAATTTTCTGGCCAAGTTCGAGCTTGGAAAGGAGGTTGGGCGAGGACACTTTGGTCACACTTGCTGGGCGAAAGGCAAGAAAGGCGACCTCAAGGGAGAGTCTGTTGCTGTCAAGATCATTTCAAAAGTCAAGGTGCATACTCTACTATTCTTGTTGAAAATGAAACTGCTACTCAATGTACTATCATATACTCGGTCAATTGCCATAATTTCTAGTTATGAATTAGTCTCTGCAAAAGTAAATTAGATGTGTTTTGATGAACTCAATTTGGATATAATCTTTGTTATGTTTAATAATGAATTAAATACAACTTACTCGCAATTGGCATGGTTAGCAAACTATCAAACTGCTGTCTTACTGAATACTCATTACAAGACTTTCTTTAGACTTGTTTGTAATTGCCTATGCTGTAACTGCACCGTGtcaaaatatttgaaatttagATTATGCAAATTAGTTTAGCAAATTGAAGAAAAGAAGGATACATTGGCAAGAGAAAAAACTTCATCATggttgttggaaattaggccaGGAACATTCACATTGCTCAAAGATCACCAATTATTAAATTTCTTGATTATTTACCTCTATGGAAACATGTCTAGGGATGCTTTGAATTAACAACCCTGAAATGTGATGCCATTTTCTTTGAATATTTAGTTATTACTTTGAGTAGGAAACCATTTTCTTATTGAAAAATCCTGATATACTCTGGTCCGTGAAACAAATGAAGCCCAGACTACAGTTTTTCAGATCTTGCTTGTATCTTCTCCATAAAATATTGTGAAGAAAAACTGAAAATCATCTTACTTCATAACTGACTACAAACATTTATTGGCAATTTAGTaacaaaatgattttttttctttacttttcGTTTGGAATGCTGATTGAATTATTTCAATGCTTTTCATATTTTAGcattcacggttttatatgatggttcatgttagccgaccccgaatcatttcgggactaaggctttgttgttgttgtaaagaTTGCAAGTATCTCTTCTTTCAGTGAATGCTATTTTTACTACTCAATATTTTAAGAATTTGTAAAGATTGCGAGTATCTCTTTTTCACTTTCATATTTTAAGCATTTGTAAAAACTGGTTGTTTCAATGAGTTGTCATATATGGTATCTGTTTATGGCATTTTCATGACTAAGCTTGAGCGTAACTGGCAGATGACAACAGCAATATCTATTGAAGATGTTCGGCGGGAGGTAAAAATAATGAAAGCCTTATCTGGGCATAGGCATATGATCAAATTTTATGATGCTTTTGAGGATGCCAATAATGTCTACATAGTGATGGAGTATGTATATGCATTCCTTTTTATTAACATCTTTGCTTATTATCTTTTCcattttatgaatatttattgATCATGAATTATTTAGTTTGTAGAAAACAGTGAGAAAATGAATTCTATGTGGGTTAAAAACTTCTTAATCTAGAAGGTTCTCATTTTCAATATGCTTCAATTCAACCTAACACCACATATGCCTTAGAGAAACCTAAAGAACCCTACTAATACATGAGTTTCCCACTTCTAGAATTAAGAATTCCAAGGAGAATCTTCTATCCAAGATGAAGTAGGACTATGGCTAGGAACTGGGTGATGCCTGACTGGAGATAGACAACATTATGTATCATTCTTGTTTTCTATAGCATCAAACACCTAAAATATACTCTTTGCTGAAGTATTTAGTATCTTGTTACTGGCAGATTGTGCGAAGGTGGAGAACTTCTAGACAGAATTTTATCGAGGTAATGCAGGCATACAATATAATCACTAAATTGAGAATTtaagatttattttattttcaaatggCTGCTGGTTTCTAATGAAAATCGCACATAAATATGCATTATGAAAATCTTTCTGGTTTCCTTGATATAGAGGGGGAAGATACACTGAAGGAGATGCTAAAATTATTGTAGTACAAATTCTAAGTGTAGTTGCCTTTTGTCATCTTCAAGGTGTTGTGCACCGTGATCTTAAGCCGGAGGTAATCTATTGCATGTGCATACAAGTATATATGTGTATGTTTAAATGTTTGTATGTGTGAGAGGGAGGGAGAGAGATGCCACGGACAATGACTCTAACtttaaccaattaattaatgtcATCACTTGCagaattttttatttacatCAAGAGATGAGGATGCTCCATTGAAGGTTATTGATTTTGGGTTATCAGATTTTATTAGGCCAGGTAAAACATGCTAATTCATGAATCTAGTTTTAAGTAGTGTATATATACATGATGATAATATTAATAGAACTATGATAACTAATCAACACTTAGTTTTAGCTCATCTTCTATTTCAAGTTGACCTAGTAATACTTTGATACTTATTTAAGGTTAACTTAATCTTTGTCAAAATGAGATTTAAATGTACTTTTTATTGTTTGACTTTTGATATCATACTTTTACTAATGCACATAGACTCGTGCATATGAACGAAGACAAATGGGTTTCATTTTCTTATATATAACTTTATAAGCAACAATTTCAACAAAATGGCTTTAGAACTGCCTGGAAGAGAAATGTTTTGTTGTTAGTGTCTTCCATTGTCtcactctctttctctctctctctagatgtGGCCTTGGCAGATTGTGAGCAGTCTACTATTTGTTACTGCTTTAGTTCAGTTTACTTTGTTGTTTAGCTGGTCTTGAATTCCTCTGAAATTCTATGAGTTTCCTATAATCATATGAATCCAATTGCAAATGGATTTAGAATTTTTCAGTTCACTTGCTTCAAACATGAAACTTTTTTTGCAGTGTATTCCCATTTTCAGTTACATGCATATTCAATTTAAGATTGTGAAATGTACATATGTAAATTTTAGAATTACATAATCAGTTCTATTATACGTGCAGATCAACGTCTCAGTGATATTGTTGGCAGTGCATACTATGTTGCCCCTGAAGTGCTCCATCGGTCGTACAGTGTTGATGCTGATATGTGGAGTATTGGcgtgataatatatatactgtTATGTGGAAGCAGACCCTTCTGGGCTCGAACAGAATCAGGAATATTTCGTTCTGTGTTAAGAGCTGATCCTAACTTTGATGACTCACCTTGGCCTTTAGTATCACCAGAAGCTAAAGACTTAGTGAAAAGGCTTCTTAACAAGGACCATAGGAAGAGAATGACTGCTGCTCAAGCACTAAGTAAGTTGTTACAAGTATTACAGAtgtgtttttcttttcataTGTCAGCCACCGAAATGTGAAAATTTTATTTTCCTAAGCTTGTTGACATGT encodes:
- the LOC136219577 gene encoding CDPK-related kinase 4-like, which produces MGHCCSKPVQNDRITDANSTTGKHYKPTVPSDETPSSTDFNSFAASPFQSPLPAGIAPSPSPGGTPLRKFRWPFPPPSPAKPIMAIMRRRGHTKPPKEVPIPEDGEGAAAERHLDKSFGFSKNFLAKFELGKEVGRGHFGHTCWAKGKKGDLKGESVAVKIISKVKMTTAISIEDVRREVKIMKALSGHRHMIKFYDAFEDANNVYIVMELCEGGELLDRILSRGGRYTEGDAKIIVVQILSVVAFCHLQGVVHRDLKPENFLFTSRDEDAPLKVIDFGLSDFIRPDQRLSDIVGSAYYVAPEVLHRSYSVDADMWSIGVIIYILLCGSRPFWARTESGIFRSVLRADPNFDDSPWPLVSPEAKDLVKRLLNKDHRKRMTAAQALTHPWLRDENRPVPLDISIYKLVKSYVRATPFKRAALKALSKVIPEDELFYLKAQFTLLEPKEGFLSLNNFKTAIMRNGTDAMKDSRVLEILTVMEPLSYKKMNFEEFCAAAISPFQLEVHEEWENIARTAFDYFEEDGNKVISVQELAMEMNLGPTSHSIVSDWIRNSDGKLSLLGYTKFLHGVTIRTSNTRSRS